A region of Lycium barbarum isolate Lr01 chromosome 1, ASM1917538v2, whole genome shotgun sequence DNA encodes the following proteins:
- the LOC132610188 gene encoding uncharacterized protein LOC132610188, with the protein MKKKSTGEIVDKWIKINYDYVPKYCKNCKLQGHNEQDCYVIHPELYPKKEEQCSDKEQEVNSKADQRKNKEQKNTKNSRLDIKEYKGTNLGIMKGKEIADKVQPAEGNDDDGFKEKKGKQSNNRHFHRSKYDENAWKPNENQTLQNNQYAALQNTNEEIIDVTDVQKSSNVEAKMPDASDQIITMQQIVDNNDKVNEKQMEKAKEKQIDELKKVEKILAKEWFEKNFGKQLNDKGEIISQQVSKVTSGTISQEKEHDVLQEQEKEHEVLQGDVSQEYSDILINKNMEEQNMCGDVLQEDDDHEGTPLEEVENSQHGKHEEIQVQADIDCQDEEDLSQNIDDIAQEADLSPRSVQKLKQATNKQKPVRSNSNPVAGVSTRRSKNKINNYQ; encoded by the exons atgaagaagaagagtaCTGGGGAGATTGTGGATAAATGGATAAAGATTAACTATGATTATGTTCCTAAGTACTGCAAAAACTGCAAACTTCAAGGACATAATGAACAAGATTGCTATGTCATACATCCAGAATTGTATCCCAAGAAAGAAGAACAATGCTCAGACAAAGAACAGGAGGTCAACAGTAAGGCAGATCAAAGGAAGAATAAGGAGCAAAAGAACACAAAGAATAGCAGACTTGACATTAAGGAGTACAAAGGGACCAATCTTGGcataatgaaaggaaaagaaatagcAGACAAGGTGCAGCCTGCAGAgggcaatgatgatgatggatTCAAGGAGAAGAAAGGAAAACAAAGTAATAACAGGCACTTTCATAGAAGCAAATATGATGAAAATGCTTGGAAACCAAATGAGAATCAAACTCTGCAGAACAATCAATATGCAGCATTGCAGAACACAAATGAGGAGATAATAGATGTGACTGATGTGCAGAAATCCTCAAATGTAGAAGCAAAGATGCCTGATGCTTCAGACCAAATCATTACAATGCAGCAAATTGTAGACAATAATGACAAAGTCAATGAAAAGCAGATGGAAAAAGCAAAGGAAAAACAGATAGATGAATTAAAAAAGGTGGAGAAAATATTAGCAAAGGAATGGTTTGAGAAGAATTTTGGTAAACAACTCAATGATAAAGGGGAGATTATATCTCAGCAGGTATCTAAGGTGACTTCAGGTACAATTAGTCAAGAAAAGGAACATGATGTGCTGCAGGAGCAAGAAAAGGAACATGAGGTGCTGCAGGGAGATGTGTCACAAGAATATAGTGACATCTTAATCAACAAAAACATGGAGGAACAAAACATGTGTGGTGATGTGCTGCAGGAGGATGATGATCATGAAGGGACTCCACTAGAGGAG GTTGAGAATTCACAACATGGTAAGCATGAGGAGATACAGGTTCAAGCTGATATTGATTGTCAAGATGAGGAAGATTTATCTCAGAACATTGATGATATAGCACAGGAAGCAGATTTATCCCCTAGAAGTGTGCAGAAATTGAAACAggcaacaaataaacaaaaacctGTCAGAAGTAACAGTAATCCAGTGGCAGGAGTTTCAACAAGGAGGAGTAAGAACAAAATTAATAATTATCAATGA